A genomic region of Metopolophium dirhodum isolate CAU chromosome 1, ASM1992520v1, whole genome shotgun sequence contains the following coding sequences:
- the LOC132933380 gene encoding uncharacterized protein LOC132933380 — MKRKTVTKHERMSSSDEGLFEIERFKKCSKTFLIKNTLNFIDYTLFFNYVRDKLILKLKESCLQSSIKFNLHVDSVYERILTQEVWDIAFKTSNTLACNSSNFNKLLNGMFNKLLSEQDQFLAKGSGWSLKTIDVLQLRINTVNPLRGGTYLDLPEYIKDKRAIINVKNNDAKCFKYSILSKFDNRSNKTYLNKKYFKMLETKSGLDFKCIDFPTPISQMKKFERTNDVSINIYSLNDKKHIFPLYICNTERKKHFDLFLFNNDETSHYCYIKNFSRFVRSQKTKNCTKLIICKRCFTTFGNKPCKSKLWGMKGLIEHQHNCRKNQLGKPIMFEEGDDDFIYFKSYKKTQRIPIVIYADFECILTPKKPDEFIQSCKKKKHILHIYMKL, encoded by the coding sequence atgaaaagaaaaacggttACAAAACACGAGCGGATGTCATCTTCTGATGAAGGTTTATTTGAAATCGAGAGATTtaagaaatgttcaaaaacatttttgattaagaatactttaaattttatagactacacgcttttttttaactatgttagagataaattaattttaaagttaaaagaatcatgtttacaatcatctataaaatttaatttacatgtggATAGCGTATACGAAAGAATACTCACTCAAGAAGTTTGGGACATAGCTTTCAAAACTTCTAATACACTTGCATGTAATTCAtccaatttcaataaattactaaatggaatgttcaataaattattatctgaacAAGACCAGTTTTTAGCGAAAGGATCTGGGTGGTCCCTTAAAACTATAGATGTATTACAATTGAGAATTAATACAGTGAATCCTCTCAGAGGAGGAACGTATCTAGATCTACctgaatatataaaagataaaagagcaattataaatgtaaaaaataacgatgctaaatgttttaaatattcaatactatctaagtttgataatcgatcgaataaaacttatttgaataagaaatattttaaaatgttagaaacaaaaagtggtttagattttaaatgtattgattttccaacaccaatcagtcagatgaaaaaatttgaacgtacaaacgatgtatcaattaatatttatagtttaaatgataaaaaacatatttttcctttgtatatttgtaatactgaaagaaaaaaacatttcgatctttttctgttcaataatgatgaaacatcacattactgttatataaaaaatttttcaagattcgttagaagtcagaaaactaaaaattgtactAAGCTAATTATCTGTAAAAGATGTTTTACTACTTTTGGGAACAAACCGTGTAAAAGCAAACTTTGGGGTATGAAAGGATTGATTGAACATCAACATAATTGTAGAAAGAACCAATTAGGGAAACCTATAATGTTTGAAGAGggagatgatgattttatttattttaaaagttataaaaaaactcaaAGGATACCAATTGTTATTTATGCAGACTTCGAATGTATTTTAACTCCTAAAAAACCTGATGAATTCATTcagagttgtaaaaaaaaaaaacatatattacacatttacatgaaattatga
- the LOC132936020 gene encoding uncharacterized protein LOC132936020, producing MSYRTIASTDSENEHFSESIDIRPSFSKTKPGSKRSAEKTSVKKPMKKKQNKMNASYRDNISERLRSEDFDVEVFNSLTFRQGDGVVTIKTPFEEKGKDLWVLSHYKVTNIENVPVKDRWKFSEATVRLYTTDESKDQTLHTGLNETMQIIFDKLLTDPKRQTIKSKTVV from the exons atgtcgtacCGTACAATTGCTTCAACTGATTCAGAG aatgaacattttagcgaatcaattgatataagaccgtctttttcaaaaacaaaacctgGATCAAAACGTTCTGCAGAAAAAACAAGTGTtaaaaaacctatgaaaaagaagcagaataaaatg aatgcatCATACAGAGATAATATCAGCGAACGCTTGAGATCAGAagattttgatgttgaagtatttaattCGCTAACATTCAGACAAGGAGATGGCGTTGTGACAATAAAGACGCCTTTTGAAGAAAAAGGAAAGGATCTTTGGGTGCTAAGTCATTATAAGGTTACTAACATCGAGAATGTACCAGTAAAGGACAg atGGAAGTTCAGTGAAGCTACTGTTAGATTGTACACGACCGACGAATCAAAAGATCAAACACTTCATACTGGTCTTAATGAGacaatgcaaattatatttgataaattactaacCGATCCAAAGCGTCAAACTATTAAAAGCAAGAcggttgtttga